A genomic segment from Modestobacter roseus encodes:
- a CDS encoding M18 family aminopeptidase, with translation MPDTPPHDLARDDLALGDDLRAFIDASPSPGHAVAEMARRLVAAGFTELAETDSWALTPGGAHFVVRRGGSLIAFRVGSGAPAETGMRLVGAHTDSPTFRVRPHSDVRQAGYRLVGVEPYGGGLWHTWLDRELTVAGRVALRGGGEALVELPGAPLRLPSLAIHLDRSVRDGLTLDPQRHLVPVWDRDLGTEPGLREAVAAAAGVGVDDVVGHDLVLADTQPAARAGADGSWVAAPRLDDLACCHSGLTALIGAPAGERTQLLVCNDHEEVGSGSMSGARGSFLEDVVDRLVAATTPGDAQAVHRTLARSVLVSADMAHAVHPTRGERHEPAHTPQLGGGPVLKVNANQAYATDGVGGAWFAERCAAASVPVQWFVSRADLPCGSTIGPLTATRLGIATVDVGAPMLAMHSARELASARDVPLMVAALTACFTD, from the coding sequence ATGCCGGACACCCCGCCCCACGACCTGGCCCGCGATGACCTGGCCCTCGGCGACGACCTGCGCGCCTTCATCGACGCCTCCCCCTCGCCGGGGCACGCGGTGGCCGAGATGGCCCGCCGCCTGGTCGCGGCCGGCTTCACCGAGCTGGCCGAGACCGACAGCTGGGCCCTCACCCCGGGCGGCGCCCACTTCGTCGTCCGGCGGGGCGGCAGCCTCATCGCCTTCCGGGTGGGCAGCGGCGCGCCGGCGGAGACCGGGATGCGGCTGGTCGGGGCGCACACCGACTCCCCGACCTTCCGGGTGCGGCCGCACTCCGACGTCCGGCAGGCGGGGTACCGGCTGGTCGGCGTGGAGCCCTACGGCGGCGGGCTGTGGCACACCTGGCTGGACCGGGAGCTCACCGTCGCCGGCCGGGTGGCGCTGCGCGGCGGCGGGGAGGCGCTGGTCGAGCTGCCGGGCGCACCGCTGCGGCTGCCGTCGCTCGCCATCCACCTGGACCGCAGCGTGCGGGACGGGCTGACCCTCGACCCGCAGCGGCACCTCGTGCCGGTCTGGGACCGCGACCTGGGCACCGAGCCGGGGCTCCGGGAGGCCGTCGCGGCGGCGGCGGGGGTCGGGGTGGACGACGTCGTCGGTCACGACCTGGTGCTGGCCGACACCCAGCCCGCCGCCCGGGCCGGCGCCGACGGCAGCTGGGTCGCCGCACCACGGCTGGACGACCTGGCCTGCTGCCACTCGGGGCTGACCGCGTTGATCGGGGCGCCGGCCGGGGAGCGCACGCAGCTGCTGGTCTGCAACGACCACGAGGAGGTGGGCAGCGGCTCGATGTCCGGGGCGCGCGGCAGCTTCCTGGAGGACGTGGTCGACCGCCTGGTGGCGGCGACCACGCCGGGTGATGCGCAGGCGGTGCACCGCACGCTCGCCCGGTCGGTGCTGGTCAGCGCGGACATGGCGCACGCCGTGCACCCGACCCGGGGCGAACGGCACGAGCCGGCGCACACGCCGCAGCTGGGTGGCGGGCCGGTGCTGAAGGTGAACGCGAACCAGGCGTACGCGACCGACGGCGTGGGCGGCGCGTGGTTCGCCGAGCGCTGCGCGGCGGCGTCGGTGCCGGTGCAGTGGTTCGTCAGCCGCGCGGATCTGCCGTGCGGCAGCACCATCGGCCCGCTGACCGCGACCCGGCTGGGCATCGCCACGGTGGACGTCGGCGCCCCGATGCTCGCCATGCACTCGGCTCGCGAGCTGGCCAGCGCGCGGGACGTGCCCCTGATGGTGGCGGCGTTGACCGCCTGCTTCACCGACTGA
- a CDS encoding NAD(P)H-binding protein — protein sequence MIVITGATGQLGSQVVEHLLQRVPADQVGVSVRDPQRATDLAHRGVRVRRGDFADPASLADAFAGATQVFVVSVDSTGTDAVTQHAAAVDAARAAGAGRVVYTSHQAAAADSLFGPMLDHAATETYAAGAEVPFTALHNGFYASTVPLLLGPALQTGELVAPADGPVSWTTHGDLAEAAAVLLADPGRFDGPTPPLTGPAALDLADVAALLTELTGRPVRRVVVDDEEWAAGLIGHGVPEGQARMLLGMFAASRRGEFAATGPLLAELLGRPATPLRDVLAGLASAG from the coding sequence ATGATCGTCATCACCGGTGCCACCGGCCAGCTCGGGTCCCAGGTCGTCGAGCACCTGCTGCAGCGGGTGCCCGCCGACCAGGTCGGGGTGAGCGTCCGCGACCCGCAGCGCGCCACCGACCTCGCCCACCGCGGCGTGCGCGTGCGGCGCGGCGACTTCGCCGACCCCGCGTCCCTCGCCGACGCCTTCGCCGGCGCCACCCAGGTGTTCGTCGTCTCGGTGGACTCGACCGGAACCGATGCCGTCACCCAGCACGCCGCCGCGGTCGACGCGGCCCGTGCGGCGGGAGCCGGGCGGGTCGTCTACACCAGCCACCAGGCGGCCGCGGCCGACTCGCTGTTCGGGCCGATGCTCGACCACGCGGCGACCGAGACGTACGCGGCCGGCGCCGAGGTGCCGTTCACCGCCCTGCACAACGGCTTCTACGCGAGCACCGTCCCGCTGCTGCTCGGCCCGGCGCTGCAGACCGGTGAGCTCGTCGCCCCGGCCGACGGGCCGGTCTCCTGGACGACGCACGGTGACCTCGCCGAGGCGGCCGCCGTCCTGCTGGCCGACCCGGGCCGGTTCGACGGCCCGACCCCGCCGCTGACCGGTCCGGCCGCCCTCGACCTCGCCGACGTGGCCGCCCTCCTCACCGAGCTGACCGGCCGGCCGGTGCGGCGGGTGGTCGTCGACGACGAGGAGTGGGCGGCGGGGCTGATCGGCCACGGTGTGCCCGAGGGGCAGGCGCGGATGCTGCTGGGCATGTTCGCCGCGTCCCGGCGCGGGGAGTTCGCCGCCACCGGGCCGCTGCTCGCCGAGCTGCTCGGGCGCCCGGCGACGCCGCTGCGGGACGTGCTGGCGGGGCTGGCCTCCGCGGGGTGA
- a CDS encoding MFS transporter, whose amino-acid sequence MSDTLVSRSTTVDDPPDHARRWWVLAVLAVAQLMVVLDATVVNIALPYAQADLAFSDADRQWVITAYALAFGSLLLIGGRIADLLGRKAVFLVGLGGFAVASAVGGAATDFGMLVAARAVQGAFGALLAPAGLSLLATTFVTARERGRAFGIYGGIAGAGASIGLLLGGVLTEYASWRWTMYVNLFFAIAALVGGFLLITHRASAHRPRLDLPGTLLVSAGLFALVYGFSRAESDGWSDGVTVGLLVAAALLLTAFVVLETRVRHPLLPMRVVLDRNRGGAYLAMALAAAGMFGVFLFLTYYLQATLGYSAVRAGIAFLPMTGALIVTAGAASTVLAPRVPPRILVPGGMLLSAAGMVVLTRIDIQSHYSTTVLPAILLTGVGLGLVFATSFSLGTLGVTEDDAGVASAMVNTTQQVGGSIGAALLNTIAATAAADWIGGHAGGPTLLAEAAVHSYTTAFWWAAAIFAVGGVLSAVVLRPGVPEIDESTAVVAL is encoded by the coding sequence GTGTCCGACACCCTCGTGAGCCGATCGACCACGGTCGACGACCCGCCCGACCACGCCCGCCGCTGGTGGGTGCTCGCCGTCCTGGCCGTGGCGCAGCTGATGGTCGTGCTCGACGCGACCGTCGTGAACATCGCCCTGCCCTACGCCCAGGCCGACCTCGCGTTCAGCGACGCCGACCGGCAGTGGGTCATCACCGCCTACGCCCTCGCCTTCGGCAGCCTGCTGCTCATCGGCGGCCGGATCGCCGACCTGCTCGGCCGCAAGGCCGTCTTCCTGGTCGGTCTCGGCGGCTTCGCCGTCGCCTCCGCCGTCGGCGGCGCCGCCACCGACTTCGGCATGCTCGTCGCCGCCCGCGCCGTCCAGGGCGCCTTCGGTGCGCTGCTGGCGCCCGCCGGGCTCTCCCTGCTCGCCACCACCTTCGTCACCGCGCGCGAGCGCGGGCGCGCCTTCGGCATCTACGGCGGCATCGCCGGCGCCGGTGCCTCGATCGGGCTGCTGCTCGGTGGCGTCCTCACCGAGTACGCCTCGTGGCGCTGGACGATGTACGTCAACCTCTTCTTCGCGATCGCCGCGCTGGTCGGCGGGTTCCTGCTGATCACCCACCGGGCGTCGGCGCACCGGCCCCGGCTCGACCTCCCCGGCACCCTGCTGGTCAGCGCCGGGCTGTTCGCGCTGGTCTACGGGTTCTCCCGAGCGGAGAGCGACGGCTGGTCCGACGGCGTCACGGTCGGGCTGCTCGTCGCCGCCGCGCTGCTGCTGACCGCCTTCGTCGTCCTGGAGACCCGGGTGCGGCACCCGCTGCTGCCGATGCGCGTCGTCCTGGACCGCAACCGCGGCGGGGCGTACCTGGCGATGGCGCTGGCCGCGGCCGGCATGTTCGGCGTCTTCCTCTTCCTCACCTACTACCTGCAGGCGACGCTCGGCTACAGCGCGGTCCGGGCCGGGATCGCGTTCCTGCCGATGACCGGCGCGCTGATCGTCACCGCCGGTGCGGCCAGCACGGTCCTGGCGCCGCGGGTGCCGCCGCGCATCCTGGTCCCCGGCGGCATGCTGCTGTCCGCCGCCGGCATGGTGGTGCTGACCCGGATCGACATCCAGTCGCACTACTCGACCACGGTGCTGCCGGCGATCCTGCTCACCGGCGTCGGCCTGGGCCTGGTGTTCGCCACGTCGTTCAGCCTGGGCACCCTGGGCGTCACCGAGGACGACGCGGGCGTCGCCTCGGCGATGGTCAACACGACCCAGCAGGTGGGCGGTTCGATCGGTGCGGCGCTGCTGAACACCATCGCGGCGACCGCGGCGGCGGACTGGATCGGCGGGCACGCCGGTGGGCCGACCCTGCTGGCCGAGGCCGCGGTGCACAGCTACACGACCGCGTTCTGGTGGGCCGCGGCGATCTTCGCCGTCGGCGGGGTGCTCTCGGCCGTCGTGCTGCGGCCCGGGGTGCCGGAGATCGACGAGTCCACGGCGGTCGTCGCGCTGTAG
- a CDS encoding TetR/AcrR family transcriptional regulator, whose product MTQPGRDATRSALVEVAAALLRDAGPAAVTTRAVAQAAGVQPPTIYRLFGDKDGLLDAVAEQVFATWVAGKRLATETDDPVADLRAGWDGQIAFGLANPGLYGLLNEPGRATRSPATLAGIDVLRARVHRIAAAGRLRVSERRAVEMVHAAGTGAVLALLTQPPADRDLGLADAMWAALAAAVLTDEPPAAAGDTTAAAVAFRTVAPDLPGLTPAERALLSEWLDRAIEG is encoded by the coding sequence ATGACGCAACCGGGGCGGGACGCGACGCGGTCGGCGCTGGTGGAGGTCGCCGCGGCGCTGCTGCGTGACGCCGGGCCGGCCGCGGTCACCACGCGGGCCGTCGCCCAGGCCGCCGGCGTGCAGCCGCCGACGATCTACCGGCTCTTCGGCGACAAGGACGGGCTGCTCGACGCGGTCGCCGAGCAGGTGTTCGCCACCTGGGTCGCCGGCAAGCGGCTGGCGACCGAGACCGACGACCCGGTGGCCGACCTGCGCGCGGGCTGGGACGGCCAGATCGCCTTCGGCCTGGCCAACCCCGGGCTCTACGGGCTGCTCAACGAGCCGGGCCGGGCCACCCGTTCACCGGCGACGCTGGCCGGGATCGACGTGCTGCGCGCCCGGGTGCACCGGATCGCGGCGGCGGGCCGGCTGCGGGTCTCCGAGCGGCGGGCCGTGGAGATGGTGCACGCCGCCGGCACGGGTGCCGTGCTCGCGCTGCTCACCCAGCCCCCCGCCGATCGGGACCTCGGTCTCGCCGACGCCATGTGGGCGGCCCTGGCCGCGGCCGTCCTGACCGATGAGCCGCCGGCTGCGGCGGGCGACACCACGGCAGCCGCGGTCGCCTTCCGCACGGTCGCGCCCGACCTGCCCGGCCTCACCCCGGCCGAGCGGGCCCTGCTCAGCGAGTGGCTGGACCGCGCGATCGAGGGGTGA
- a CDS encoding XdhC family protein, which translates to MREVLEDLVGWWQAGETVGVGTVVGTWRSAPRPPGAAMLVGPDGTAVGSVSGGCVEGAVYEEARDAVATGTPSLQRYGVSDDDAFAVGLTCGGVLDVYVESVSRESFPELGAVAASVGAHEPVAVVTCISGPDDRLGKRLVLWPDRASGTLGLQRLDDAVADDARGLLAAGRTATLTYGHDGERRGDELTLFVSSFAPPARMVVFGAIDFAAAVARVGAFLGYRVTVCDARPVFATARRFPDADEVVVEWPHRYLQAEVDAGRIDERTVLCVLTHDPKFDVPLLEVALRLPVAYVGAMGSRRTHAERLARLSDAGLTDAELGRLASPIGLDLGARTPEETAISIAAEIISGRWGGTGERLAEVAGPIHRTAER; encoded by the coding sequence ATGCGCGAAGTTCTTGAGGACCTGGTCGGGTGGTGGCAGGCCGGGGAGACGGTCGGCGTGGGCACGGTGGTGGGCACCTGGCGGTCCGCGCCCCGCCCGCCCGGGGCAGCGATGCTGGTCGGCCCGGACGGGACGGCGGTGGGCAGCGTCTCCGGCGGCTGCGTCGAGGGCGCGGTCTACGAGGAGGCCCGGGACGCCGTCGCGACCGGGACGCCGTCGCTGCAGCGGTACGGCGTGAGCGACGACGACGCCTTCGCCGTCGGCCTGACCTGCGGCGGGGTCCTCGACGTGTACGTGGAGTCGGTCTCCCGGGAGTCCTTCCCCGAGCTCGGTGCCGTCGCCGCGTCGGTGGGCGCGCACGAGCCGGTCGCCGTCGTCACCTGCATCTCGGGGCCCGACGACCGGCTGGGGAAGCGGCTGGTGCTCTGGCCCGACCGGGCGTCGGGCACCCTCGGCCTCCAGCGGCTGGACGACGCCGTCGCCGACGACGCCCGCGGGCTGCTCGCCGCCGGGCGCACGGCGACGCTCACCTACGGCCACGACGGCGAGCGGCGCGGCGACGAGCTGACGCTGTTCGTCTCCTCCTTCGCCCCGCCGGCCCGGATGGTCGTGTTCGGCGCGATCGACTTCGCCGCCGCCGTCGCCCGGGTCGGGGCGTTCCTCGGCTACCGGGTCACCGTCTGCGACGCCCGGCCGGTCTTCGCCACCGCCCGCCGCTTCCCCGACGCCGACGAGGTGGTGGTCGAGTGGCCGCACCGGTACCTGCAGGCCGAGGTGGACGCCGGCCGGATCGACGAGCGCACCGTGCTCTGCGTGCTCACCCACGACCCGAAGTTCGACGTCCCGCTGCTGGAGGTCGCGCTGCGGCTGCCGGTGGCCTACGTCGGCGCGATGGGATCGCGACGGACGCACGCCGAACGACTCGCGCGGCTGTCCGACGCAGGGCTGACCGACGCCGAGCTGGGCCGGCTGGCCTCGCCGATCGGGCTGGACCTGGGCGCCCGCACGCCGGAGGAGACCGCCATCTCGATCGCCGCGGAGATCATCTCCGGTCGCTGGGGTGGCACGGGGGAGCGGCTGGCCGAGGTGGCCGGCCCGATCCACCGCACCGCGGAGCGCTGA
- a CDS encoding MOSC domain-containing protein, whose protein sequence is METDDLPYRYDVEVVGLLASPEHRYDGRPDDAVAARPVERVDRIEVRAGLGVVGDRYFGKPAHRDASVTVLAAEAVEALAAELGAGPLDPLATRRNVVLRGAEVEALRGVEFSLDGIVLAGGRPAHPCAWLDRVLAPGAHRGMRGRGGVRCAPRSDGVLRLGPAVLRSPVQLDAARAGLAIRPPVRPASAAQPRRA, encoded by the coding sequence GTGGAGACCGACGACCTGCCGTACCGGTACGACGTCGAGGTCGTCGGGCTGCTCGCCTCGCCGGAGCACCGGTACGACGGGCGGCCGGACGACGCCGTGGCCGCGCGGCCGGTGGAGCGGGTGGACCGGATCGAGGTGCGGGCCGGGCTCGGCGTCGTCGGGGACCGCTACTTCGGCAAGCCCGCGCACCGGGACGCCTCGGTGACCGTGCTCGCCGCCGAGGCGGTCGAGGCGCTCGCCGCCGAGCTCGGGGCCGGCCCGCTCGACCCGCTGGCCACCCGGCGCAACGTGGTGCTGCGCGGCGCGGAGGTCGAGGCGCTCCGCGGGGTGGAGTTCAGCCTGGACGGGATCGTGCTCGCCGGCGGCCGGCCGGCCCACCCCTGCGCCTGGCTGGACCGGGTGCTCGCCCCGGGCGCGCACCGCGGCATGCGCGGCCGGGGCGGTGTGCGGTGCGCGCCGCGCAGCGACGGGGTGCTGCGGCTGGGGCCGGCGGTGCTGCGCTCGCCGGTGCAGCTGGACGCGGCGCGGGCCGGCCTGGCGATCCGCCCACCGGTGCGCCCTGCGAGTGCCGCGCAGCCGCGCCGGGCATGA
- a CDS encoding TetR/AcrR family transcriptional regulator: protein MTVATARRAGQEDSVTSTMSTTAETAARPLRRDAARNRELLLEAARTVFAQRGLEATLDDVAREAGVGVGTAYRHFANKFELATAVLEECIDVLVANAERALADEDPWRGLVSCLESAMELQAFNRGLREVLMSASDPQSMLRVKEKLEEPLTELVERAQAAGELRTDLTPGDFKMITQMVCAVAELAEGTAPQIWRRYLALLLPGLRPGGPPLPVAALSADQLDAASLAQCHRAWGPPA, encoded by the coding sequence ATGACCGTCGCGACGGCGCGGCGGGCGGGACAGGAGGACTCCGTGACCAGCACGATGAGCACCACCGCGGAGACCGCCGCCCGCCCGCTGCGCCGCGACGCCGCCCGCAACCGCGAGCTGCTGCTGGAGGCCGCCCGCACCGTCTTCGCCCAGCGGGGCCTCGAGGCGACGCTGGACGACGTGGCCCGCGAGGCCGGCGTCGGCGTCGGCACCGCCTACCGGCACTTCGCCAACAAGTTCGAGCTGGCCACCGCCGTGCTCGAGGAGTGCATCGACGTGCTGGTGGCCAACGCCGAGAGGGCGCTGGCCGACGAGGACCCGTGGCGCGGGCTGGTCAGCTGCCTCGAGTCGGCGATGGAGCTGCAGGCCTTCAACCGGGGGCTGCGCGAGGTGCTGATGAGCGCCTCCGACCCGCAGAGCATGCTGCGGGTCAAGGAGAAGCTCGAGGAGCCGCTCACCGAGCTCGTCGAGCGGGCCCAGGCGGCCGGCGAGCTGCGCACCGACCTCACCCCCGGTGACTTCAAGATGATCACCCAGATGGTCTGCGCCGTCGCCGAGCTCGCGGAGGGCACCGCGCCGCAGATCTGGCGGCGCTATCTGGCCCTGCTGCTGCCCGGGCTGCGGCCCGGCGGCCCGCCGCTGCCGGTCGCCGCGCTCAGCGCCGACCAGCTGGACGCGGCGAGCCTGGCCCAGTGTCACCGGGCCTGGGGTCCGCCCGCCTGA
- a CDS encoding AAA family ATPase: MLRQVTQPTDPAQLADALESTDYLPDEGLATAAYLALVMHRPLFLEGEAGVGKTALARALAEVTGRPLYRLQCYEGLEASHALYDWDFGRQLLHLRAAEAAHATGDTEQLEAGLYDRRFLLARPLLQALEDSPSVLLVDEVDRADDEFEAFLLEVLSDFTISVPELGTIRAETPPLVVLTSNRTREVHDALKRRCLYHWLEHPDFDREVAILRRRLPEVTDELARQVARATGRLRELDLLKPPGVAEAMDWASALHALGCRELDPDTAARTLGAVLKYREDGERVRSLARGALFGA, from the coding sequence ATGCTGCGTCAGGTGACGCAGCCCACGGACCCCGCTCAGCTCGCCGACGCCCTGGAGTCGACCGACTACCTGCCGGACGAGGGTCTGGCGACGGCGGCGTACCTGGCGCTGGTCATGCACCGCCCGCTGTTCCTGGAGGGGGAGGCCGGCGTCGGCAAGACCGCGCTGGCCCGGGCGCTGGCCGAGGTCACCGGCCGGCCGCTGTACCGGCTGCAGTGCTACGAGGGGCTGGAGGCCAGCCACGCCCTCTACGACTGGGACTTCGGCCGCCAGCTGCTGCACCTGCGCGCCGCCGAGGCCGCGCACGCCACCGGCGACACCGAGCAGCTGGAGGCCGGGCTCTACGACCGGCGCTTCCTGCTGGCGCGCCCGCTGCTGCAGGCGCTGGAGGACTCCCCGTCGGTGCTGCTGGTCGACGAGGTCGACCGGGCCGACGACGAGTTCGAGGCGTTCCTGCTCGAGGTGCTCAGCGACTTCACCATCTCCGTCCCCGAGCTGGGCACGATCCGGGCCGAGACCCCGCCGCTCGTCGTGCTCACCTCCAACCGCACCCGCGAGGTGCACGACGCGCTCAAGCGCCGCTGCCTCTACCACTGGCTGGAGCACCCGGACTTCGACCGCGAGGTGGCGATCCTGCGCCGCCGGCTGCCCGAGGTGACCGACGAGCTGGCCCGTCAGGTGGCCCGGGCCACGGGCCGGCTGCGCGAGCTGGACCTGCTCAAGCCGCCCGGGGTCGCCGAGGCGATGGACTGGGCGAGCGCGCTGCACGCCCTGGGCTGCCGCGAGCTCGACCCGGACACCGCGGCCCGCACCCTCGGCGCGGTGCTCAAGTACCGGGAGGACGGCGAGCGGGTGCGCTCCCTGGCCCGGGGGGCGTTGTTCGGTGCCTGA
- a CDS encoding serine hydrolase domain-containing protein, which produces MGVHEAVRRFGRISADRGLRVHGLVVHQRGAAAVDEHWDLDLRRDVFSASKTVTALAVGLAEAEGLLSRDDPVLRHLPQLAARAAPGVELVTVDSLLRMTSGLTWRWAAPDADHPGDPAVDVLAGRPVATPGSVFRYRGGSTYLLSRVIHACSGVDLRDFLVPRLFTPLGIANPQWHRCPLGHSLGAVGLCLRTSELAAFGRLLLDSGRWHDHQLVPPDFVSALTSDPVDTDGHVATGAPGPHPDNARYGRGVWLCARDDAWRMDGIHGQVSVVLPRHDACVTVTAGYPGPTSDVLDALWSVVVPALG; this is translated from the coding sequence ATGGGCGTCCACGAGGCGGTGCGGCGGTTCGGCCGGATCTCGGCCGACCGCGGGCTCCGCGTCCACGGCCTGGTCGTGCACCAGCGGGGGGCGGCGGCTGTCGACGAGCACTGGGACCTCGATCTGCGCCGGGACGTCTTCTCCGCGTCGAAGACGGTCACCGCGCTGGCGGTGGGTCTCGCCGAGGCGGAGGGCCTGCTCAGCCGGGACGACCCTGTCCTGCGCCACCTGCCGCAGCTCGCCGCTCGGGCAGCTCCCGGCGTCGAGCTGGTGACCGTGGACTCGCTGCTGCGGATGACGTCGGGCCTGACCTGGCGTTGGGCGGCTCCCGATGCCGATCACCCCGGCGATCCCGCCGTCGACGTCCTGGCCGGCCGCCCCGTCGCGACGCCCGGATCGGTGTTCCGGTACCGCGGGGGGAGCACCTACCTGCTCAGCCGCGTGATCCACGCGTGCTCCGGCGTGGACCTGCGGGACTTCCTGGTGCCGCGGCTGTTCACCCCGCTGGGCATCGCGAACCCCCAGTGGCACCGGTGCCCGTTGGGACACTCCCTCGGCGCGGTCGGACTGTGCCTGCGCACCTCCGAGCTCGCCGCGTTCGGTCGGCTGCTGCTGGACTCGGGCCGGTGGCACGACCACCAGCTGGTGCCCCCGGACTTCGTCAGCGCGTTGACCAGCGACCCGGTCGACACCGACGGGCACGTGGCAACCGGCGCCCCCGGCCCGCACCCGGACAACGCCCGCTATGGCCGGGGCGTGTGGTTGTGCGCCCGGGACGACGCCTGGCGGATGGACGGCATCCACGGCCAGGTGAGCGTCGTGCTGCCCCGACACGACGCCTGCGTCACCGTGACGGCCGGGTACCCCGGGCCCACCAGCGACGTCCTCGACGCACTGTGGTCGGTGGTCGTCCCGGCGCTCGGCTGA
- a CDS encoding vWA domain-containing protein, giving the protein MPDTRDVVSTVLGFARTLRNAGVAASPDRVEAMLAAVAHLDVLDATAVYWAGRLTLCGSPDDLDRYDAAFAAWFSGQVPRGRPRGGDEPARLATVAPLTGGGTGDAGEEPSDLATKASGAEVLRHRDVAELTVAERVELRRLFALLAPATPMRRSRRRAPSPHGAVDAGRTVRAALRDGGEVRRLAHHRARPRPRRVVLLVDVSGSMSPYADALLRFAHAAVRARPASTEVFTIGTRLTRVTRELRLRDPDRALAAGGAAIPDWSGGTRIGEVLKAFLDRWGQRGTARGAVVVVCSDGWERGGAELLGEQMARLHRLAHAVVWVNPHKGRSGYEPLTGGMVAALPSVDHFVAGHSLAAFEELAGVITHA; this is encoded by the coding sequence GTGCCTGACACCCGGGACGTCGTCTCGACGGTGCTGGGCTTCGCCCGCACGCTGCGGAACGCCGGGGTCGCCGCCTCGCCCGACCGGGTCGAGGCCATGCTCGCCGCCGTCGCGCACCTCGACGTCCTCGACGCCACCGCCGTCTACTGGGCCGGCCGGCTGACCCTCTGCGGCAGCCCCGACGACCTCGACCGCTACGACGCGGCCTTCGCCGCCTGGTTCTCCGGGCAGGTGCCGCGCGGTCGTCCCCGGGGCGGGGACGAACCGGCCCGGCTCGCGACGGTCGCGCCGCTCACCGGCGGCGGCACCGGGGACGCCGGCGAGGAACCGTCGGACCTGGCGACGAAGGCCAGCGGCGCGGAGGTGCTGCGGCACCGGGACGTCGCCGAGCTCACCGTCGCCGAGCGCGTCGAGCTGCGCCGGCTGTTCGCCCTGCTCGCCCCGGCCACCCCGATGCGCCGGTCGCGGCGGCGGGCACCCTCCCCGCACGGCGCCGTCGACGCCGGCCGCACCGTCCGCGCCGCGCTGCGGGACGGCGGGGAGGTGCGCCGGCTGGCGCACCACCGGGCCCGGCCCCGCCCGCGCCGGGTGGTGCTGCTGGTCGACGTCTCCGGCTCGATGAGCCCCTACGCGGACGCCCTGCTGCGGTTCGCGCACGCCGCCGTCCGGGCCCGGCCGGCGTCGACCGAGGTGTTCACCATCGGCACCCGGCTGACCCGGGTCACCCGGGAACTGCGGTTGCGTGACCCGGACCGGGCGCTGGCCGCCGGGGGTGCGGCGATCCCGGACTGGTCCGGCGGCACCCGGATCGGCGAGGTGCTCAAGGCGTTCCTGGACCGCTGGGGTCAGCGCGGCACCGCCCGGGGCGCCGTCGTCGTGGTGTGCAGCGACGGGTGGGAGCGCGGGGGAGCGGAGCTGCTGGGCGAGCAGATGGCCCGGCTGCACCGGCTCGCGCACGCCGTCGTCTGGGTGAACCCGCACAAGGGCCGGTCCGGCTACGAGCCGCTGACCGGCGGGATGGTGGCGGCGCTGCCGTCGGTCGACCACTTCGTCGCCGGGCACAGCCTGGCCGCGTTCGAGGAGCTGGCAGGGGTGATCACACATGCCTGA